From a region of the Cucumis sativus cultivar 9930 chromosome 6, Cucumber_9930_V3, whole genome shotgun sequence genome:
- the LOC101210105 gene encoding ribonucleoside-diphosphate reductase large subunit: MYVVKRDGRQEAVHFDKITARLKKLSYGLSIDHCDPVLVSQKVCAGVYKGVTTSQLDELAAETAAAMTANHPDYASLAARIAVSNLHKNTKKSFSDTIRDMYYHVSERSGQKAALIADDVYEVIMKNAARLDSEIIYDRDFDYDFFGFKTLERSYLLKVQGKVVERPQHMLMRVAVGIHKDDIDSAIKTYHTMSQRWFTHASPTLFNSGTPRPQLSSCFLICMKEDSIEGIYDTLKECAVISKSAGGIGVSIHNIRAMGSYIRGTNGTSNGILPMLRVFNDTARYVDQGGGKRKGAFAVYLEPWHADIFEFLDLRKNHGKEEHRARDLFYALWVPDLFMQRVQSNGEWSLFCPNEAPGLADCWGEEFEKLYIGYEQQGKAKKVVKAQNLWFEILKSQIETGTPYMLFKDTCNRKSNQQNLGTIKSSNLCTEIIEYSSPTETAVCNLSSIALPRFVREKGVSIESHPSKLVGSRDSKNRYFDFDKLAEITALVTTNLNKIIDVNYYPVETAKRSNLRHRPIGIGVQGLADTFILLGMSFDSPEAQQLNKDIFEAIYYHALKASCELAAVEGPYETYAGSPVSKGILQFDMWGVTPSKRWDWEGLRAQIAQHGVRNSLLVAPMPTASTSQILGNNECFEPYTSNIYSRRVLSGEFVVVNKHLLHDLTDMGLWCPALKNKIIYANGSVQNIAEIPDDLRAIYKTVWEIKQKTLVDMAADRGCYIDQSQSLNIHMDQPNFGKLTSLHFYAWSKGLKTGMYYLRSQAAADAIKFTVDPSLLKEKSNSEDDSTKMAQMVCSLTNREDCMACGS; the protein is encoded by the exons ATGTATGTGGTGAAACGAGATGGCCGTCAAGAAGCAGTGCATTTCGACAAGATCACTGCACGTCTCAAGAAACTAAGTTATGGCCTCAGCATCGATCACTGTGATCCAGTGTTGGTCTCCCAAAAAGTCTGTGCCGGCGTTTACAAGGGCGTTACCACTAGCCAGCTTGATGAATTGGCCGCTGAAACGGCTGCTGCTATGACTGCTAATCATCCTGACTATGCTTCT TTGGCTGCAAGAATTGCTGTTTCGAATCTGCACAAGAACACTAAAAAATCATTCTCAGATAC TATCAGAGACATGTACTACCATGTCAGTGAAAGATCAGGACAGAAGGCTGCTCTCATAGCTGATGATGTTTATGAAGTAATCATGAAG AATGCTGCTCGTTTGGATAGTGAGATCATATATGACCGTGACTTCGATTATGATTTCTTTGGCTTCAAAACTCTGGAAAGGTCATACCTCTTGAAAGTTCAGGGGAAGGTTGTGGAGAGGCCCCAACACATGTTGATGAGGGTTGCCGTTGGTATTCACAAAGATGATATTGATTCTGCTATTAAAACTTATCACACAATGTCACAACGTTGGTTTACTCATGCTTCTCCTACCCTTTTTAACTCTGGAACACCAAGGCCTCAA CTTAGCAGCTGTTTCCTTATATGCATGAAGGAGGATAGTATAGAAGGAATATATGATACCTTAAAAGAGTGTGCTGTTATCAGCAAGTCGGCTGGTGGTATTGGTGTTTCCATCCACAATATTCGTGCCATGGGTAGTTATATTCGTGGAACAAATGGGACATCTAATGGTATTTTGCCTATGCTGCGGGTATTCAATGATACTGCTCGATATGTTGATCAAGGAGGAGGCAAGAGGAAAG GTGCTTTTGCCGTATACTTGGAGCCATGGCATGCTGatatatttgagtttttgGATCTCAGAAAGAACCATGGAAAA GAGGAGCATCGTGCTCGAGATCTTTTTTATGCACTTTGGGTTCCTGATCTCTTCATGCAAAGAGTCCAAAGTAATGGAGAATGGTCATTATTTTGTCCAAATGAGGCCCCGGGATTGGCTGATTGTTGGGGTGAGGAATTTGAAAAGCTATATATTGGATATGAACAGCAG GGAAAGGCTAAGAAGGTTGTCAAGGCACAGAATCTTTGGTTTGAAATCTTGAAATCACAGATCGAGACTGGAACCCCTTACATGTTatttaag GATACTTGTAACCGGAAGAGCAACCAGCAAAATCTTGGGACAATTAAATCCTCTAATTTATGCACAGAGATTATTGAATATTCAAGTCCAACAGAGACTGCTGTGTGTAATCTTTCCTCAATTGCTCTACCTCGTTTTGTCAGAGAGAAG GGTGTTTCAATTGAGTCTCACCCATCCAAGCTTGTTGGTAGCAGAGATTCCAAAAATCGATATTTTGACTTTGACAAATTAGCTGAG ATAACGGCTTTGGTGACAACAAATTTGAACAAGATAATTGATGTTAACTACTATCCTGTTGAGACTGCTAAAAGGTCAAATCTGAGACACAGGCCTATTGGTATTGGGGTTCAAGGTCTTGCAGATACATTTATTTTACTGGGCATGTCGTTTGATTCACCTGAG GCCCAACAATTGAACAAAGATATATTTGAGGCCATTTACTACCATGCTCTTAAAGCTTCTTGTGAGCTTGCTGCGGTGGAGGGCCCCTATGAAACATATGCCGGCAGTCCTGTTAGTAAG GGAATTCTTCAATTTGACATGTGGGGGGTAACTCCTTCAAAGCGATGGGATTGGGAAGGTCTTAGGGCGCAAATAGCTCAACATGGCGTTAGGAATTCACTTCTTGTGGCTCCAATGCCAACGGCTTCAACCAGTCAGATTCTTGGTAATAACGAGTGCTTTGAGCCATACACGTCTAACATCTACAGTCGTAGAGTTCTAAG TGGTGAATTTGTTGTTGTGAACAAGCATCTCTTGCACGACTTAACAGATATGGGTTTATGGTGTCCTGCACTGAAGAATAAGATCATTTACGCGAATGGTTCTGTTCAAAACATTGCAGAAATTCCTGATGATCTAAGAGCTATCTACAA AACTGTTTGGGAAATCAAGCAAAAGACTTTAGTAGATATGGCTGCTGATCGGGGATGCTACATTGACCAAAGTCAGAGTCTCAACATCCACATGGACCAGCCAAATTTTGGAAAACTTACCTCCTTGCATTTCTATGCGTGGTCAAAG GGTTTAAAAACAGGAATGTACTATCTACGATCCCAAGCTGCGGCTGATGCAATCAAATTTACAGTGGATCCTTCATTGCTAAAG GAAAAATCTAATAGTGAAGATGACAGTACCAAAATGGCACAGATGGTATGTTCTCTTACAAATCGCGAAGACTGCATGGCCTGTGGAAGTTAG
- the LOC101208073 gene encoding serine/threonine-protein kinase/endoribonuclease IRE1a, with protein MRCRFFRRLWLFLLLISRFRSLTAESRTYDNLKFSQLGSYGENSDELAQIRGKSLLPLSLKSKGNTALIAASGGDIYLVDSDSKKIIWSFASGTPIYSAYQSPTNYNKENASGSTRSPFFFDCGDDWELYIHTEHGRTKLPRTIDEVVRSTPYIFEDGSVMTGSRKTTVYEVNPVTGKLIRNHSSELSPSGLSNDEFSVLNGNSSTNKLENRDLIQPGLMKPIEQRLYITRTDYFLKSSFAGSEEVSWSLNVADIGATLVCPDGENPTNSVPLDSQNNGSFEFDFTLPLSCQSEVLVYRERSHVLTESSGHKMLSDSHNTDIMLPASASSLMLPSQPSVKHSNIHPERLMLPGPAANIASLLEPNAISQLNDDSQALIPMPLMKINDSSAVLGHNIGTTNVDFIAMVLNGPLGLFIALFITMFLGLINRGGALVAKLKQFLLKEKQPSAVSSKIVSSKKKKARKLGKNGNFDKKDASASSENEDMVRSEGDFNNWFPPNNLIDTSGNGRQIGKLMVTNKEIAKGSNGTIVLEGVYEGRLVAVKRLVKTHHDVAFKEVQNLIASDRHQNIVRWYGVEYDQDFVYLSLERCTCSLDDLIQICSDPSLNSLLSLDEDAGPMIDYKLRLESLKNVISDLNLWKKNSRPAPLLLGLLRDMVAGLEHLHELGIIHRDLKPQNVLITKQKSVRAKLSDMGISKRLLKDMSSLGHHATGCGSSGWQAPEQLLHGRQTRAIDLFSLGCVIFFCLTGGRHPFGDHFERDVNIVRNQMDLFLVEGIPEAMDLISQLLNPNPDLRPRASVVLQHPLFWSSEVRLSFLRDTSDRVELEDRETHSDLLEALESTAPLALGGKWDEKLDPAFITNIGQYRRYKYDSVRDLLRVMRNKLNHYRELPKEIQELIGSVPEGFDNYFASRFPRLLTEVYRVISQYCREEEGFWKYFKSHVE; from the exons ATGAGGTGCCGTTTTTTTCGCCGTCTATGGCTGTTTCTACTCTTGATATCAAGATTTCGGAGTTTGACTGCCGAATCAAGAACATAtgacaatttgaaattttcccAATTGGGTTCCTACGGGGAGAATTCTGATGAATTAGCTCAAATTCGTGGCAAATCCCTTCTTCCCCTTTCTTT AAAAAGCAAAGGTAATACTGCTCTTATTGCTGCTTCTGGGGGTGATATTTATTTGGTAGATAGTGACTCGAAGAAGATTATTTGGTCATTTGCTTCTGGGACACCAATTTACTCCGCATATCAGTCTCCtactaattacaataaagaaaatgctTCTGGTTCAACCCGCAGCCCCTTCTTTTTTGATTGTGGAGATGATTGGGAGCTGTACATCCACACAGAGCATGGTAGAACG AAACTACCCCGCACCATTGATGAGGTTGTTAGAAGTACACCATATATATTTGAGGATGGTTCCGTGATGACTGGTTCAAGGAAAACCACTGTGTATGAGGTTAATCCTGTTACAGGAAAGTTGATTCGCAATCATTCATCTGAACTCTCACCATCTGGGCTAAGCAATGATGAGTTTAGTGTTTTAAATGGCAATAGTTCTACGAATAAACTGGAAAATAGAGATCTGATACAACCTGGTTTGATGAAACCTATTGAGCAACGATTGTACATAACAAGAACAGATTATTTCCTGAAATCATCTTTCGCTGGGTCAGAAGAAGTTTCTTGGAGTTTGAATGTTGCTGACATTGGAGCTACTTTAGTCTGTCCAGATGGTGAGAATCCAACAAATAGCGTTCCTTTAGATTCTCAAAATAATGGtagttttgagtttgattttacTCTGCCATTGTCTTGTCAATCAGAAGTACTTGTATATCGTGAACGCAGTCATGTGTTGACAGAATCATCTGGGCATAAAATGCTGTCAGATTCTCATAATACTGATATTATGCTTCCGGCGTCTGCTTCAAGTCTAATGCTTCCTTCACAGCCAAGTGTTAAGCATTCAAATATTCATCCTGAAAGATTGATGCTTCCTGGACCTGCAGCGAACATAGCCTCCCTTCTGGAACCTAATGCAATTAGTCAGCTAAACGATGATAGTCAGGCACTAATTCCAATGCCTCTGATGAAGATTAATGATTCAAGTGCAGTTCTGGGACATAATATTGGAACCACTAATGTTGACTTCATAGCCATGGTCCTTAATGGACCACTAGGATTATTTATTGCTTTGTTTATAACCATGTTTTTGGGATTAATCAACCGTGGCGGGGCCTTAGTTGCAAAGCTGaaacaatttctcttaaaGGAGAAGCAACCCAGTGCTGTTAGTTCAAAAATTGTATCatccaagaaaaagaaagctcGAAAGTtgggaaaaaatggaaattttgataaaaaggATGCATCTGCTTCATCTGAAAATGAAGATATGGTTCGAAGTGAGGGTGATTTTAACAACTGGTTTCCCCCTAATAACCTTATCGATACAAGTGGTAATGGACGTCAAATTGGTAAATTAATGGTAACCAATAAAGAGATAGCTAAGGGTAGCAACGGCACAATTGTTCTAGAGGGGGTCTATGAAGGTCGACTAGTTGCTGTGAAACGTCTTGTTAAGACTCATCATGATGTTGCCTTTAAAGAAGTTCAAAATCTAATTGCTTCTGATCGTCACCAAAATATTGTTCGATGGTATGGGGTGGAGTATGATCAAGACTTTGTATATCTTTCGCTAGAACGATGTACATGTAGTCTAGATGATTTGATTCAGATATGCTCTGATCCATCCCTGAACTCTTTGCTTAGCCTAGATGAAGATGCAGGACCTATGATTGATTACAAATTGCGTTTGGAGTCTCTCAAGAATGTAATATCAGATCTTAAtctatggaaaaaaaatagccGTCCAGCACCACTTCTTCTAGGACTCTTGAG GGATATGGTCGCCGGGCTCGAGCATTTGCATGAGTTGGGGATAATTCACAGGGACTTAAAGCCACAAAATGTATTGATAACTAAGCAAAAATCTGTACGTGCAAAGCTCTCTGACATGGGTATTAGCAAGCGCCTTCTAAAAGACATGTCCTCCTTGGGACATCATGCTACTG GTTGTGGGAGTTCTGGCTGGCAAGCCCCCGAACAACTTCTTCATGGACGACAAACACGTGCAATTGATTTATTTAGCTTGGGTTGTGTCATCTTCTTTTGCCTCACTGGTGGTAGGCATCCATTTGGTGATCATTTTGAGCGTGATGTCAATATAGTGAGGAATCAAATGGATCTATTCTTGGTGGAGGGCATCCCAGAAGCAATGGATCTTATTTCTCAATTATTAAATCCAAATCCTGATTTGAG GCCAAGAGCATCAGTGGTATTGCAGCATCCTTTGTTTTGGAGTTCTGAGGTTCGACTTTCTTTTCTACGTGATACTAGTGACCGTGTGGAATTGGAAGATAGAGAGACCCACTCTGATCTCTTGGAAGCACTGGAGAGTACTGCACCATTAGCTTTAGGTGGTAAGTGGGATGAAAAGTTGGATCCAGCTTTCATCACAAATATTGGCCAGTATAGACGTTACAAGTATGATAGTGTTCGAGACTTATTACGAGTAATGCGCAACAAGTTAAATCATTACAGAGAACTACCCAAAGAAATTCAG GAGCTTATAGGATCTGTTCCTGAGGGATTTGATAACTACTTTGCTAGTCGGTTTCCAAGGCTCTTGACCGAAGTATACAGAGTTATTAGCCAATATTGCAGGGAAGAGGAAGGGTTTTGGAAGTACTTCAAAAGTCATGTCGAGTAG